The Brevibacterium atlanticum genome segment CCTGTGCGGATTCTCCACCGCTGCCGCCACACTGTTGCCGCCGACGGCGCGCGCCGTGATGGAGCTCTTCCCCGGTGCCGAAGTCACGATCATCGAGGCCGAACCCGAGGAGTGCTTCGATCTGCTCGTGGCCGAGCATGCCGATGTCGCCGTCGTCGTGGCCACCGATCCGCTGCCGCCACGCGGCGACACCCGCTTCGAACAGACCGCGCTCTTCTCCGACCGGCTCGATCTGCTCGTGCCTGCCGGTCATCGGCTGGCCGGTCGATCGGCGGTGACGCTGAGCGAAGCCGCCGAGGAGTCGTGGATCCTCGACCGAGCCGGCTCGCCGTATCACCGGCTCGTGCGCACGGCCTGCGCGGCCGCCGGATTCCAACCCGAGCAGGCCCACCAGTCGCGGGAATGGGAGACGGGAGCTGCGCTGGTCTCGGCGGGGCTCGGCGTCGCGCTCATCCCCCGCCTGGCCCGGCTGCCCGACGGCTTCGACGTCGTCCGGGTGCCGCTGCGCGGGGATCCGGTGCCCTCGCGGAAGATCCTCACCGGCATCCGCAGCGGCTCGGGATCGCAGCCGATCATCGCCTCGGCGCTGGAGATCCTCGAATCGGTCTCCGTCGAACTCGCCCAACCGGAGTGACATACTGTCCAAGCGGACCGGAGACGAGGAGAAACATGGAAACAGGGACACTGCGGCGGACGATCGGGCTCACCGAGCTCGTCTTCTTCGGACTCGTCTTCATCGGACCGGCGGCCGCCGTCGGTGTCTTCGGCACCCTCGACGCCCGGTCCGGCGGCGCTGTGGCGCTCGTCTACATCGTCGCCACGATCGTCATGGCCTTCACCGCGGTCAGCTATATGCGCATGTCACGGGAGGTCCCGCGCGCCGGCACCGTCTTCGCCTACGCCTCGGCGGGCATCGGGAAGCCGGCAGGGTTCGTGGCCGGATGGATGATCCTGCTCGACTACCTCTTCATCCCCTCCGTCGCGTATCTGTTCACCGGAATCGCACTCAATTCGATCTTCCCGACCATCCCGGTGTGGGTGTTCGTGGCCGTGGCCGTCATCCTCACCACCGGGCTCAATCTCGCCGGGGTCAAGGTCGCCTCCCGGGTGATCACCGGGGTCGTCCTCGCCGAGGTGGCTGTCCTCGCCCTGGTCCTCATCCTCGGCATCGTCTACCTCTCCCAGCACGGGCCGACCCGCGATTGGCTGACCCCGCTGACCGGGGTCGATGCGTTCTCCGTGACCGCGGTGCTCGCGGCCGTCTCCGTGGCTGTGCTGTCGTATCTCGGCTTCGATTCGCTCGCCACATTCTCCGAGGAAGCCAAGGGCGGGCCGCGCATCGTCGGGCGGGCGACCCTGATCTGCCTCGTCCTCGCCGGCCTGTTCTTCGTCGCCCAGACCTGGGTCGGCAGCCTGCTCTCACCGCTGACGCCGGCGGAGCTCCAGGCCGATCCCTCGCTTGAGGGCGCCGCCTACTACAGCGCCGTCGATTCGACACTGGGCTCGTGGCTGCACTGGCTGCTGGCCCTGGCCAAGGCCGTCGGAGCGGCGTTCTCCGCGATGATCGGGCAGGCCGCGGGCTCCCGCATCCTCATGGACATGGGGCGGTCCCGGCAGGTCCCGTCCTTCCTCGCCGAGGTGGCTCCCAAGACCGGTGTGCCCTGGAAAGGCATCCTCGTGGCCGCGGGCGGGAATGTCATCGTCGCCGGGTGGGCGGCGACCCGGGCCGATGGCCTCGACCAGCTGACCTCGATCGTCAACGTCGGGGCGCTCACGGCGTTCGTGTTCCTTCAGGCCTCGGTCGTCGGTTATTTCCTCATCAAGAAGCAGGGAAGCGAGTCTCCGAGCTGGTTCAACCACGGGGTGGTCCCCGTCGTCGGTGCCGGCCTCCTCATCGCGGTCCTCGTCAGCGCGAATCCGCTGGCGCTCATCATCGGAGCGATCTGGTTCGTCATCGGCATCGGGGTGTACCTGCTGGAGAACCGGCGCCGAGTCCGGGCGTGAGCCTCTCGGCGACGGTGATTCTCAGTCCTGCAGGCGGGTTGTGCCCTCGTCGCCGCCCGAGGTGTTGAGCTGTTTGGCGTAGCAGCTGTCGGGGCCGAGGCCGTGCGATGAGCACCAGGACAGGGCGTCCTCGGGATCGCTGTAGCCGATGCCGACGACGGTGACCCAGAAGTTGCTCTCTCTGAAGCTGCTGAAGTCACCGGACCAGACGAGCCTGACCCGCGGGTATTCCTCGCGCAGCTCTTCGTGCTCGTCGAGGATGTCCTGCTCTTTCCACGTCTTCCCCTCGGCCTCGAGGCCGACCTTCTTCGAACTCAGCTGCGGCACCCATTTGCCGTCGAGGTCGTCGGTGACAGCCTTGCCGTCGGTCGCGGCGAGCTGCTTGAGCGCCTTCTTCGGATCATCGGGGAGCTTCGACTCCGTCTCGGTCGGTTCGGGGTCCTCGCTGGCCGCGGCCGATTCGTCGCCGGCGTCGGTCTGCTCATTCGTCGGGTCGTCGGTGGATTTCACGGCGGCCTTGTCATCGGAGTCCCGGGGGAACATCTGTGCCGCGCCCCATCCGATGCCGACACCGAGGACGATGACGATGACGGCGAACAGCGCGATCAGACCACCGCGCTTCTTCGGCGCGGGACTTGCCTGCTGCTGGTAGGGCGGCGGCCCCTGTTGAAACTGCGGCCCGGTCTGCGAATAAGGCGGCTGACCCTGCGCTTGGGGTGCCTGGACGTAAGGACGCGACTGCGGTTGGGCGGGTCCGCTCTGCTGGTGTGGCGGCTGTTGACCCGGCTGCGGCGTGCCCCATCCGCTGTTCGACTGCGGGGTGGGTTGCGACGACCATTGGCTGCCCGACCGGTCGTTGACGTCCCACTCGTTCTCATCTCCGCGTCCGGGAGGGTTCGCACTCATCGGCAACTCCAGATAGTTCAGTCGCTCACGCTTTGTCTCAGAGTAAGTCTCGAAAAGAACTTCCCCTGCTTTTACACCTTAATATAAGTTGTGTACTACATATGACCTGCAGCGTTCCGATAGTTGGCGAATTTTAATTACTATTCGGAAACTTCTGGCAATGGCACTTGAGGACTGAGCATGAACGACCCATCCGACGAGACCACCCCCGAAGCACCGTCGAGCCCGAAAAGCCGAGATGAGAAGCGACCGGATGACTCGACGACCGAGCCTCAGGACGCGACCGAGACGGACGGTTCGGCGAAAGCAGACGACAAGCCGGACACCGATCCGACCGAGGAGACTGCCCGCTGGGCGCCACCGGCCGAGGGCCAAGCAGTCGGTTCCGCATCGGAGCAATCGGATCGCAGCTCGGCCGACTACCTGCAGCACGACCCCGATCAGGACGGCCCCTCCCACGCGGATTCGCCCGACCATTCCACACCGCCTCCTCCACAGGCGGCTCCGAATCCGTCGGGAGCGGGCGCCTATTCTCCCAGCACCGACCCTTACGTTCAGGGCCAGGCCGGTTATGCATACGGCGCTGCTCCCTACGGACAGAACACGTACCCGCAGGGCTCGGGGCCCTTCGCTCCCGGAATGGCTGGCCCACCTCAGACCTCGGGTCCGGTGCCCTACCCGACCGGGCCGGGACAGCCGGGGAATTCGGCGACGTCACGGTTCACCTCGGCGCTGGCGAAGGGTACCACCTGGCGCACTGCGCTCGTCCCACCGGGGATCGCCCTCCTCGGCGGGATCGTCACCGCGATCATCCTCACGGTGATCCTCGCGTCGATGGAGGACTTCTCGTCCATGTCGGAGGACGTCGGGTTCGATCTCGACGGGCTCAGCTATGCCATGCCGTTCATCCTCCTCGCGCTGTCCCTCTTCGGGTCGGCGGTGCTGCGGTTGGACATCCATGCTCCTGACACCTTCGACGCGAAGCTCAACATCTTCATGTCCGGGGCACCGCTGGTGCTCACGATCCTCGTCATCGGCCTGTTGTGGTGGATGACGAAGCTCAGCGAACGGAGGACGCCGTCACCGAACCGGGTCGCCACGTGGGTCCGCATCGCGGTCTCGACGCTGGCGATGACCCTCGTCCTCTTCCTCCTGCAGCTGATCTTCGCCGCCCGCTTCTCGAGCTTCGAAAGCGACGGCACCCTGACTTTCTCGTTCTCAGCGATCACCGCCAGGTCCTTCTTCCTGCCCCTGCTCGCCATTCTCATCACGAGCATCGCCGGCCGCGTCGCCGGCCATTTCAAAGGCACCGAAGCCATCGGCGCTCCTTTCCTGCGCTGGGCCGTGCCGCCGCTGTTGGTCACCTGGGTCCACCTCGTCGTCACCGTCGGCCTGTTCTCTATCGTCGCGCTCTTCGTACTCCCGTTCTCGGTCGACATGCCGGGACAGCTGGTGCCGCTGACCTTCGTCAACATGGGACTCATCCTCACGTCCCTCACCCACCTCGGCGGGATCAGTGCCACGGCGCAGGGTGACCTCGGCTTCTATTCGGACAGCTTCTCGGAGAACTTCACGATCTTCAGCCACGATGCTCCCGGCCAGCTCTGGCTGGGTCTGCTCGTCGTGGTCGTGGCGCTGCTCATCTCGACCTTCGTCGCCACCGTCGTCCGACGTCCGTCGTGGACCGTCGTCGAAGCGGACAAGCAGCAGTGGGCGAGCGCATGGAAGCTGCCCCTGGCGTTCTGCCTCGCGTGGGGGCTGCTGTCGCTGCTGGCGATTCCGATGCGGATGTCGATGTCCAGATCCGCCGAGGCGGCCATGTTCTTCGGCGGTTCCGGTGCGGCCCGTGCGGGCATCGGTCCGCTCGCGTGGACGTTCCTCATCTTCGCCGTGTGGGGTGGAGTCATCGAGGTCCTTTCGCGCACGCTCGGCCCCCGACTCGTGCTCACCTTCCCGGCGCTCGCACGGATCGCCGCCGGCCGTGCCGTGCACCCGCACTGGGGTCCCCACCTGGGCATGAGCGAGCCGCGTTTCGCGTTCGTCCATCCCGACCTCGCCGGGGCCGCCCCCACAGCACCGCCGATGGCCCCGCCTCCCGGGTCGACTCCTGCCTATGGCTCCCAGCCGGGTGGGGGCCAGCAGTCCTATCCGGCACCGCCCGGTCAGCCGCCTCAGGGGTCTCCGGCGGGTGAACCGCCCCAAGGGACTCCGGCGAGTCAGCCGCCCTACGGGACTCCCGTGGGTCCGTCGCACCATGGGGCTCCCGCGGGCGGACACCCCTACGAGTCGGCGGCGGTCCAGCAGCAGTATCCGTCACAGCCCGGCCAGCAGCCGCACGCAACACCTGCCGGCCAGCAGGCATACGCTGCGTCGCCGGGAGCGTTCGGTTCGACACCGGGAACGTTCGGCTCCGCCGACGGCACCCAGCCTTACGGCGCGGCCCCGGCGAAGCCCTTCGACAGGAAGAAGGCGACGCTCGTCTCCGTCGTCGCCGGGGGTGCGGTCCTCCTCCTCGTGGCTGCGCTCATCGTCGTCACCCAGGTCAACGGTCACATGTTCGGCCCCGAGGCGACGGCGGAGAAGTACTTCTCGGAGCTCTCCGACGGCGACGCCGAGGGCGCGCTCAAGGTCGCCGACGTCGATGTCCCGCAGGAGTCACGGACCCTGCTGTCGAACGACATCCTCGGCGGGGCCAAGGCTCTGCCCGACGATGTCACCGTCGGCGATGCCGACATCTCCGGCGACACGGCCACGGTCGATGTCACCTACGATGTGGGAGGCTCCAAGGGCAACAGCACGCTGACCCTGCACAAGGCGGGCAAGAAGGCGCTGTTCTTCGACGACTGGGCGCTCGAAAGCCCCGAACTGCTCACCCTCGCCGTCGATACCCCCGGTCTGCAGAAGGTCAAGGTCAACGGGATCGACGTCGACACCGACGGCTCGGCTCTGGCGCTGCCGGCCTTCCCCGGCCTCTACACGATCGGTCTGGCCGAGAAGTCCGACCTCGTCACCGCCGACCCCGTCGAGGTGCGCGCATTCCTCGGTGATGACGCCGACTCGGAGGCTGAGGGCGAGGACGTTCCGCGGCTCGCCGCCCAGCCGTCGGATGCCTTCCGCACCGAGGTCGACAAACAGGTCAAGACCCTCATCGACAGCTGCGCGAAGAAGACGGTCGCACAGCCCGACGGGTGCCCGTTCGGCTCCTCACTGGCCGACAGCTACGATGCCACCGGCCTCACCTGGTCGATCTCGTCGTATCCGACGGTGACCGTCGCCGATGACACGGCCGGCTCCGACGGCTATTCGGATCCGGCGGATGCGACCGGCCCGAACGGCGGGCCGGCATGGCTGATCTCCTCGGACTCCTCGGGTGAGGCGCTCGTGACCGGCAGCTACGACGGTTTCGACGATGATGAGCCCTTCGACGACACCGTGACCTTCGACCTCAACGGCACAGCCGAGATCGTCGACGGCAAGGTCGTCATCACCGTCAGCGATGATCCCTGGGACTGGTGATCGGTCATTCGTGAGTCGGGCTCATCCGCTGGATCGTCGCGAATGGGCCGGGCTCAGTCGATGAAGATCGCCGAGGCGGGGCCGGCGATCCGATCCATCAGCCCGATTCCTTCGACGACGTAGTGCGACCGTTCGTCGTCGGGGACCATCGCCCCGCCGGTGAGCCACACGAGGTGTGTGCTCACGTTCGGCCATGGTGCAGGTGCCCCGAGTCGCCACGGAATGCTCAGTCCCGCGGTCGCCGAGGGTTCGACATCAATGCCCTCGGTCTCATGGAGGACTCCGACGCCTGCCCGGATGACGTCGTCGGGCACCGAGGCGAAGCCCGAGATCAGTGGGCCGATCGTCGGTCCGATGAAGCGTGAGGGCCTGGCCACGGCCAGGCCGTCGGCGGCGGTTGCACCGGTCAGTCCGATGTCCTGGACGGCGATGTCACTGTGGCGACCCGACCGCACTCCGAGGAACATCGCCGGGGCCTGGCTCGGTTCGACGAAGACGCATCGGACGTTGTCGCCGAAGACCCGTTTGAGTCCGAAGGTCACTCCGCCAGGCCCTCCCCCGATTCCACACGGCAGATAGACGACGAGGCGGTGGTCGCCATCGACCGTGATCCCCGCAGCCTCGAGCTGGCGGGCCAACCGCAGTGCCGCGACCGAGTAGCCCGCGAAGAGGCTGACCGAGTCCTCGTCGTCGACGAAATGTGCCTGACCATCCGCCGCGGCGGAGGCACGCCCCGCCTCCACGGCCTCGACGAAGTCCCCGGTGTGCTCGATGACCTCGACGCCGTGGTCGCGCAGCATCGTCTTCTTCCATGCGCGGGCGTCGGCGGACATGTGCACCGAGGCGGCGAATCCGAGGCGAGCGCCGAGGATTCCGATCGACAGCCCGAGGTTGCCCGTCGAACCGACGACGATCCGGTGCTCGGCGGCGATCTCGCGGAACTCGGCACTCGCATAGGTGGCGGGATCGGCAACGTCGAGGCCGTGGTCGGCGGCGACCGCCTCGGCGAAT includes the following:
- a CDS encoding LysR family transcriptional regulator, coding for MIDPRLHVLRVLAEVGTLTAAAHRLGYTPSAVSHQLKSLSKDLGVRIVEPRGRGLVLTRAGEVLLERSQELFTRWEEIRGELDGLDSGSDVRSRRLRLCGFSTAAATLLPPTARAVMELFPGAEVTIIEAEPEECFDLLVAEHADVAVVVATDPLPPRGDTRFEQTALFSDRLDLLVPAGHRLAGRSAVTLSEAAEESWILDRAGSPYHRLVRTACAAAGFQPEQAHQSREWETGAALVSAGLGVALIPRLARLPDGFDVVRVPLRGDPVPSRKILTGIRSGSGSQPIIASALEILESVSVELAQPE
- a CDS encoding APC family permease codes for the protein METGTLRRTIGLTELVFFGLVFIGPAAAVGVFGTLDARSGGAVALVYIVATIVMAFTAVSYMRMSREVPRAGTVFAYASAGIGKPAGFVAGWMILLDYLFIPSVAYLFTGIALNSIFPTIPVWVFVAVAVILTTGLNLAGVKVASRVITGVVLAEVAVLALVLILGIVYLSQHGPTRDWLTPLTGVDAFSVTAVLAAVSVAVLSYLGFDSLATFSEEAKGGPRIVGRATLICLVLAGLFFVAQTWVGSLLSPLTPAELQADPSLEGAAYYSAVDSTLGSWLHWLLALAKAVGAAFSAMIGQAAGSRILMDMGRSRQVPSFLAEVAPKTGVPWKGILVAAGGNVIVAGWAATRADGLDQLTSIVNVGALTAFVFLQASVVGYFLIKKQGSESPSWFNHGVVPVVGAGLLIAVLVSANPLALIIGAIWFVIGIGVYLLENRRRVRA
- a CDS encoding flagellar basal body-associated FliL family protein, whose protein sequence is MSANPPGRGDENEWDVNDRSGSQWSSQPTPQSNSGWGTPQPGQQPPHQQSGPAQPQSRPYVQAPQAQGQPPYSQTGPQFQQGPPPYQQQASPAPKKRGGLIALFAVIVIVLGVGIGWGAAQMFPRDSDDKAAVKSTDDPTNEQTDAGDESAAASEDPEPTETESKLPDDPKKALKQLAATDGKAVTDDLDGKWVPQLSSKKVGLEAEGKTWKEQDILDEHEELREEYPRVRLVWSGDFSSFRESNFWVTVVGIGYSDPEDALSWCSSHGLGPDSCYAKQLNTSGGDEGTTRLQD
- a CDS encoding D-serine ammonia-lyase; the encoded protein is MSALPPDLSDDAVIRSLATGAPTTWIRNALAEAALPELGDVMDGAAARFDRFAPWFAATFPETATPPPGIAAAFPEAARSGGFIESPLTPAPAAQECLGDLLGARLSGQLWLKRDDALPVSGSIKARGGFHEVLEFAEAVAADHGLDVADPATYASAEFREIAAEHRIVVGSTGNLGLSIGILGARLGFAASVHMSADARAWKKTMLRDHGVEVIEHTGDFVEAVEAGRASAAADGQAHFVDDEDSVSLFAGYSVAALRLARQLEAAGITVDGDHRLVVYLPCGIGGGPGGVTFGLKRVFGDNVRCVFVEPSQAPAMFLGVRSGRHSDIAVQDIGLTGATAADGLAVARPSRFIGPTIGPLISGFASVPDDVIRAGVGVLHETEGIDVEPSATAGLSIPWRLGAPAPWPNVSTHLVWLTGGAMVPDDERSHYVVEGIGLMDRIAGPASAIFID